The Enterococcus sp. 7F3_DIV0205 genome has a window encoding:
- a CDS encoding pseudouridine synthase — MERLQKVIAHAGIASRRKAEEYIVNGRVKVNGKIIRELGTQVGKNDKVEVDDVPIYKEEYGYYLFYKPKGVISAVSDDKGRKVVTDFFSHIKERIYPVGRLDYDTSGLLLLTNDGEFSQKLTHPSHEIDKVYVAKVKGLAKKHDLLPLTKGIKIEGYKTAPAAFEIISVDLKTNTSIVELTIHEGRNHQVKKMLQAVGYPVQKLKREKYGDLTLKGLRPGEYRNLNKKEISVLMNQSK, encoded by the coding sequence ATGGAAAGACTTCAAAAAGTAATCGCGCATGCAGGGATTGCATCTCGCAGAAAAGCAGAAGAATATATCGTTAATGGACGTGTCAAAGTAAATGGAAAAATCATTCGAGAACTAGGAACTCAAGTCGGTAAAAACGACAAGGTAGAAGTGGATGATGTACCGATTTATAAAGAAGAATATGGTTATTATCTGTTCTACAAACCAAAAGGGGTAATTTCTGCTGTTTCCGATGATAAAGGTAGAAAAGTTGTCACTGATTTTTTCTCGCACATTAAAGAGCGTATTTACCCTGTAGGGAGATTAGATTACGATACTTCAGGTTTATTGTTATTAACAAATGATGGAGAATTTTCTCAAAAATTAACTCATCCAAGCCATGAAATCGACAAAGTGTATGTGGCGAAAGTAAAAGGCCTAGCCAAAAAACATGATCTGCTTCCATTAACAAAAGGGATTAAAATCGAAGGGTACAAAACGGCTCCTGCCGCTTTTGAGATTATATCTGTTGACCTAAAGACAAATACTAGCATAGTAGAATTAACCATTCATGAAGGTCGCAATCATCAAGTTAAAAAAATGCTTCAAGCAGTCGGATACCCAGTACAGAAATTAAAAAGAGAAAAGTATGGAGATTTGACCTTAAAAGGACTACGTCCAGGTGAATACCGTAATTTAAATAAAAAAGAAATTAGTGTCTTAATGAATCAATCAAAATAA
- the scpB gene encoding SMC-Scp complex subunit ScpB, with protein sequence MTTVSQVEAILFVVGEEGIGLEELSYLLGLSTAKTYEALTALKERYESDKDAALNILEVGNHFILSTKKAFAPLLKKYAQSPISNSLSQAALETLSIVAYKQPISRVEVDEIRGVQSAGSMQKLVARQLIEEKGRVDGPGRAILYGTTAYFMDYFGLRSLEELPDIQQMEEEIAEELPLDLFFDRYKELNEEEATTEINESEEEN encoded by the coding sequence GTGACCACAGTTAGTCAAGTCGAAGCGATTCTATTTGTTGTTGGGGAAGAAGGAATTGGTTTAGAAGAATTATCCTATTTATTGGGGCTTTCTACTGCTAAAACATACGAAGCGCTGACCGCTTTAAAAGAACGCTATGAATCAGATAAAGACGCAGCTTTAAATATCCTAGAAGTCGGAAATCATTTTATTCTATCAACTAAGAAGGCTTTTGCGCCTTTATTAAAAAAATATGCACAATCGCCTATTTCGAATTCTTTGTCTCAAGCAGCTCTCGAGACATTATCGATCGTTGCGTATAAACAGCCTATTTCAAGGGTAGAAGTAGATGAAATTAGAGGTGTACAGTCAGCAGGTTCAATGCAAAAATTAGTTGCTCGTCAGTTGATTGAAGAAAAAGGCCGAGTCGACGGTCCTGGTCGAGCTATTTTATATGGAACCACTGCTTATTTCATGGATTATTTTGGTTTAAGATCTCTAGAAGAGCTACCGGATATCCAACAAATGGAAGAAGAAATCGCAGAAGAGTTACCTTTAGACCTCTTTTTCGATCGTTACAAAGAGTTAAATGAAGAAGAAGCAACAACGGAGATAAACGAATCGGAGGAAGAAAACTAA
- a CDS encoding segregation/condensation protein A, with product MQEINVKLDVFEGPLDLLLHLIQKLEIDIYDIPIAAVTEQYMNYIHTMKTLELEIAGEYLVMAATLMAIKSKMLLPKQELELTEDDEILDGEDPRDALVAQLLEYRKFKYAAGLLHEKESERSLYYTKEPMDVDEYKEDNPLLAPNQLNTIDLFLAFHAMLEKKKSRQPVETTVAGDDVSIEEKIATITQKMCQIDRDTPVNFESFFASYSKQEVVTTFMALLELMKKGIVHVEQEDNYSTILLYNTSEEIESSTEETM from the coding sequence TTGCAGGAAATTAATGTGAAATTGGATGTATTTGAAGGACCGTTAGATCTTTTATTACATTTAATCCAAAAATTGGAAATCGATATTTATGATATTCCAATTGCTGCAGTAACGGAACAGTATATGAACTATATCCATACAATGAAGACGTTGGAATTAGAAATTGCTGGAGAATATTTGGTGATGGCAGCGACATTGATGGCAATCAAAAGTAAGATGCTTTTGCCTAAACAAGAATTGGAACTGACTGAAGATGATGAAATCCTTGATGGTGAAGATCCACGGGATGCTTTGGTTGCTCAATTATTGGAGTATCGTAAATTTAAATATGCAGCAGGTCTTTTGCATGAAAAGGAATCAGAAAGAAGCCTCTATTATACGAAAGAACCGATGGATGTTGATGAATATAAAGAAGACAATCCTTTGTTAGCACCAAATCAACTGAACACGATTGATTTGTTTTTAGCTTTCCACGCAATGTTGGAAAAGAAAAAAAGTCGACAGCCAGTGGAAACGACTGTCGCTGGAGATGATGTATCAATTGAAGAAAAAATTGCGACCATCACTCAAAAAATGTGCCAAATTGATCGGGATACACCGGTCAATTTTGAATCCTTTTTCGCCTCATATTCTAAACAAGAAGTAGTTACTACCTTTATGGCTTTGTTGGAATTAATGAAAAAAGGGATTGTTCATGTAGAACAAGAGGACAATTATAGTACTATTTTACTATATAATACCTCTGAAGAGATTGAATCAAGTACGGAGGAAACAATGTGA
- a CDS encoding GNAT family N-acetyltransferase, with translation MLTYYRKEQRKIAMGLLSFHQKLTEYHSLLKEIDMYETDENLHLLFWIPDGEQNIQGIVGIEIETSDAMILHDISINPSFRGEKLGFDLLNEMVELYPEMKIYGTLATSAYLSKWKEHNA, from the coding sequence ATGTTAACTTATTATCGAAAAGAGCAACGGAAAATTGCGATGGGACTATTAAGTTTTCACCAAAAACTAACTGAATATCATTCCCTACTAAAAGAAATTGATATGTATGAAACTGACGAGAATCTGCACTTACTTTTTTGGATACCAGATGGAGAACAAAATATTCAAGGGATTGTCGGAATCGAGATAGAAACATCTGATGCGATGATTTTACATGATATATCAATCAATCCTTCTTTTAGAGGTGAAAAGTTAGGGTTTGACTTACTAAATGAAATGGTAGAGCTTTATCCTGAAATGAAAATTTATGGAACATTAGCCACATCTGCTTATTTATCTAAGTGGAAAGAACACAACGCTTGA
- the xerD gene encoding site-specific tyrosine recombinase XerD: MEEQIIDYLHYLQIERGLSLNTRKSYERDLHKYLVFLQDQKVEKWQLIDRYIIMEYLQTLHNENNSSATIIRMISSLRGFHQFLRQERFTDHDPMQHIDSPKKAQKLPSTLSVEEVTSLIETPDTTKPLGIRNRTILEVMYATGLRVTELVDLKIGDLHLSIGLLQTIGKGDKERIIPLGDYAIQWIEKYLEEARPTLIKKNQNETHLFVNHHGKPLSRQGVWKNLKQIVQEAGINKNITPHTLRHSFATHLLENGADLRIVQELLGHADISTTQIYTHITKQRMADVYKQHFPRA, encoded by the coding sequence ATGGAAGAACAAATTATTGACTATCTGCATTACTTACAAATAGAACGAGGACTTTCTCTGAATACAAGAAAAAGCTATGAACGCGACTTACATAAGTATTTAGTGTTTCTACAAGATCAAAAGGTAGAGAAATGGCAGTTGATCGACCGTTACATAATTATGGAATATTTACAAACGCTGCATAATGAGAACAACTCCTCTGCAACGATCATTCGAATGATTTCAAGTTTAAGAGGCTTTCATCAGTTTTTAAGACAAGAACGATTCACAGATCATGATCCAATGCAACATATCGATTCACCTAAAAAAGCACAAAAACTTCCTAGCACATTATCAGTTGAGGAAGTTACTTCATTGATAGAAACACCAGATACAACGAAACCTTTAGGGATAAGAAATCGAACGATTTTAGAGGTCATGTACGCAACTGGATTGCGAGTGACTGAGTTAGTAGATCTAAAAATCGGCGATCTACACTTATCGATTGGTTTATTGCAGACTATTGGTAAAGGCGATAAAGAGAGAATTATTCCTTTGGGGGATTATGCGATTCAATGGATTGAAAAATATCTAGAAGAAGCTCGGCCGACTTTAATCAAAAAAAACCAAAATGAAACACACTTATTTGTAAATCATCATGGGAAACCATTATCACGCCAAGGAGTTTGGAAAAATCTAAAACAAATTGTACAAGAAGCTGGGATCAATAAAAACATTACTCCGCATACATTACGGCATAGTTTTGCAACGCATTTATTAGAGAATGGAGCAGATCTAAGAATTGTCCAAGAACTTTTAGGTCATGCAGATATTTCTACGACGCAAATTTATACCCATATTACCAAACAAAGAATGGCCGATGTTTACAAACAACATTTTCCACGAGCTTAA
- a CDS encoding alpha/beta hydrolase yields MNRIVKILIVIVVLVVIVLTGAGMYFYNYAVVPSEKDFLAGDTPGTDVEVKTPEEKWFKDEKSRSYWELTSKDGLKLKAIYLPAEGKTDKNVIMAHGYMGSAETMASFAKMYHDWGYNVLVPDARGHGESEGDYIGFGWPERKDYLQWIDKMIAENGKDAQITLYGISMGGATVMMTSGENLPKNVKAIVEDCGYSTVNEELAYQLKDMFNLPAFPLVPVTSLITKIRAGYFFGEASSVAQLKKNKVPMLFIHGDADKFVPFEMLDEVYNATDVPKEKFVVSGAGHAKAYTVDPKAYKAKVESFLTKYVD; encoded by the coding sequence ATGAATCGCATAGTAAAAATTTTGATTGTTATAGTCGTTTTAGTTGTAATCGTACTAACAGGAGCTGGGATGTATTTCTATAATTATGCTGTTGTTCCATCAGAGAAGGATTTTCTAGCTGGAGATACACCAGGGACAGATGTCGAGGTAAAAACGCCAGAAGAAAAATGGTTTAAAGATGAAAAGAGCCGTTCATACTGGGAACTGACTTCTAAAGATGGTTTAAAGTTAAAAGCAATTTATTTACCTGCTGAGGGGAAAACAGATAAAAATGTTATCATGGCGCATGGTTACATGGGAAGTGCTGAGACAATGGCTAGTTTTGCTAAAATGTATCATGACTGGGGCTATAATGTTTTAGTGCCGGATGCTCGAGGTCATGGTGAAAGTGAAGGGGATTATATTGGTTTTGGCTGGCCAGAGCGAAAAGATTATCTTCAGTGGATCGATAAAATGATCGCTGAAAATGGCAAGGATGCTCAAATCACTTTATACGGCATTAGTATGGGTGGAGCTACAGTCATGATGACCAGTGGGGAAAATTTACCGAAAAATGTTAAAGCAATCGTTGAAGATTGTGGTTATTCCACGGTAAATGAAGAATTAGCCTATCAATTAAAAGATATGTTTAATTTACCAGCGTTCCCATTAGTTCCAGTAACAAGTTTGATCACCAAAATTCGTGCTGGTTATTTCTTTGGTGAAGCAAGTTCAGTTGCACAATTGAAGAAAAATAAAGTACCAATGTTGTTTATCCACGGTGATGCAGATAAATTTGTGCCATTTGAAATGTTGGATGAAGTATATAATGCAACAGATGTACCAAAAGAAAAATTCGTGGTGTCAGGTGCTGGACATGCTAAAGCTTACACAGTTGACCCTAAAGCGTACAAGGCGAAAGTTGAAAGTTTTTTAACAAAATATGTAGATTAA
- a CDS encoding NUDIX hydrolase N-terminal domain-containing protein gives MEKELSILLAKLQGIAQTGKKYGKDIFDRERYEELSKVTKKLMETLYPSLSDKELTILVDKDEGYATPKVDIRAVIFNQEGKLLLVKEKSDHCWSLPGGWADIGYSPKEIAEKETMEEAGIPVTAKRLIAVIDMSKHDFPPSLTYVYKFFIHCVAEDGELKTGIETNDVGYFSLPEIYLLKLSKQRNIIDNFEMIFADYQNEKNIMICD, from the coding sequence ATGGAAAAAGAACTAAGTATTTTATTAGCTAAACTTCAAGGGATTGCTCAAACGGGAAAAAAATATGGGAAAGATATTTTTGATCGAGAGCGTTATGAAGAGCTTTCTAAAGTAACAAAAAAGTTAATGGAAACACTTTACCCTAGTTTATCTGATAAAGAGTTAACGATTCTTGTTGATAAAGATGAAGGCTATGCAACGCCGAAAGTTGATATTCGAGCAGTCATTTTTAATCAAGAAGGGAAATTATTGCTAGTAAAAGAAAAAAGTGATCATTGTTGGTCTTTGCCTGGAGGTTGGGCAGATATTGGCTATTCACCAAAAGAAATTGCTGAAAAAGAAACGATGGAAGAAGCCGGAATACCCGTTACAGCTAAGCGTTTGATTGCTGTGATAGACATGTCAAAACATGATTTTCCACCTTCATTGACTTATGTCTATAAGTTTTTTATTCACTGTGTCGCTGAGGATGGGGAATTAAAAACAGGAATTGAGACAAATGACGTTGGTTATTTTTCGCTACCAGAAATTTATTTACTTAAACTTTCTAAACAACGAAACATCATCGATAATTTTGAAATGATTTTTGCTGATTACCAAAATGAAAAAAATATCATGATCTGTGATTAA
- a CDS encoding DUF871 domain-containing protein: protein MGKLGISIYPERSTFEKDKAYLDLAHKYGFKRVFTSLLQITEDKEKVLGEFKKVVDYANSLGMEVMVDINPALFEQLEISYDDLSFFDEMGAYGVRLDVGFTGAEEAKMTRNPYGIKIEINMSTGTSYVDNIMSYSPNTDNLLGSHNFYPHRYSGLGYDHFVFCSEKFRKYNLNTMAFVNSHDATFGPWPTQDGLCSLEDHRDLEIATQVKHLVLTGLIDDILVGNAYASEAELKAMADAFNAEYPSVKVDVAKDISDDEREVLFTSLHSYRGDRSEYILRSTMTRIHFKDRAFPAHNTKDMTKGDVLIDNVGYGQYKGETQIALKEMKNDGRVNVVGRISEDELFLLDFLKPWSSFKLIENK from the coding sequence ATGGGAAAATTAGGTATTTCTATTTATCCAGAACGTTCAACATTTGAAAAGGACAAAGCTTATCTAGACTTAGCACATAAATATGGATTTAAACGCGTTTTTACAAGTTTACTTCAAATCACAGAAGACAAAGAAAAGGTATTAGGAGAGTTTAAAAAAGTCGTTGATTATGCTAACAGTCTTGGAATGGAAGTTATGGTTGACATTAATCCTGCCTTATTTGAACAATTAGAAATTTCTTATGATGATTTATCATTTTTCGACGAGATGGGTGCTTATGGTGTGCGCTTAGATGTTGGGTTTACGGGGGCTGAAGAAGCGAAAATGACGCGTAATCCTTATGGCATCAAAATCGAAATTAATATGAGTACCGGAACGAGTTATGTAGACAATATTATGAGCTACTCACCAAATACAGATAATTTGTTAGGATCACATAATTTCTATCCACATCGTTATTCTGGTTTGGGGTATGATCATTTTGTTTTTTGTTCTGAAAAATTCAGAAAATATAATTTAAATACGATGGCATTTGTGAACTCACATGACGCAACATTTGGTCCGTGGCCAACGCAAGATGGATTATGTTCTTTGGAAGATCATCGTGATTTAGAAATCGCTACACAAGTAAAACATTTAGTATTAACAGGTTTGATCGACGATATTTTGGTCGGAAATGCCTATGCATCAGAAGCAGAACTTAAAGCAATGGCGGATGCATTTAATGCAGAATATCCTTCTGTCAAAGTTGATGTAGCAAAAGATATTTCGGATGATGAGAGAGAAGTACTGTTTACAAGTCTTCACAGCTATCGCGGAGATCGCTCCGAATATATTTTACGCTCTACTATGACACGGATTCATTTTAAAGATCGTGCGTTTCCAGCTCATAACACGAAAGATATGACAAAAGGTGATGTCTTGATCGATAATGTTGGGTATGGTCAATATAAAGGTGAAACACAAATCGCATTGAAAGAAATGAAAAATGACGGACGTGTCAATGTTGTTGGACGTATTTCTGAAGATGAGTTATTCTTATTAGATTTCTTAAAACCATGGTCTAGCTTTAAATTAATTGAAAATAAATAA
- a CDS encoding peptidylprolyl isomerase codes for MKTKKFIVATTLLTSLVLFAACGPKNEKKTADSSATSSSETKTSESVDLNSLELPQLSDTVSEDEDLVEMVTTEGSIEIKLFPKQAPKTVENFITHAKNGYYDNVIFHRVIENFMIQGGDPKGDGTGGESIWNGSFDDEISNQLYNIRGALSMANAGKDEKGNGTNGSQFFIVQNTDDMSDGLLKDDKPEKIIDAYKKGGTPHLDGKHTVFGQVTKGMDVVDKIAAAETGEQDKPKKDIRIEKINILQEAKK; via the coding sequence ATGAAAACAAAAAAATTCATTGTTGCGACAACACTTTTAACATCATTAGTATTATTCGCAGCTTGTGGACCTAAAAATGAGAAAAAAACGGCAGATTCTTCTGCTACTTCTTCAAGTGAAACTAAAACATCTGAATCCGTTGATTTAAATTCACTAGAATTACCTCAATTATCAGATACGGTCAGCGAAGATGAAGATTTGGTAGAAATGGTCACAACAGAAGGATCAATCGAAATCAAATTATTTCCAAAACAAGCTCCAAAAACAGTTGAAAACTTCATAACACATGCAAAAAATGGTTATTACGATAATGTTATTTTCCATCGTGTTATTGAGAACTTTATGATTCAAGGCGGCGATCCTAAAGGTGACGGCACTGGCGGAGAAAGCATTTGGAATGGTTCTTTTGATGATGAAATCTCTAATCAGCTTTATAACATCCGCGGAGCATTATCAATGGCCAATGCTGGTAAAGATGAAAAAGGAAATGGTACGAATGGTAGTCAATTCTTTATCGTTCAAAATACGGATGATATGTCGGACGGCTTACTAAAAGATGATAAACCAGAAAAAATCATCGATGCATACAAAAAAGGTGGCACACCTCACTTAGATGGTAAGCACACTGTTTTTGGTCAAGTAACGAAAGGTATGGATGTTGTAGATAAAATTGCTGCTGCTGAAACTGGTGAACAGGACAAACCAAAGAAAGATATCCGAATCGAAAAAATAAACATTTTACAAGAAGCGAAAAAATAA
- a CDS encoding EutP/PduV family microcompartment system protein, whose protein sequence is MKKIMIAGPVGSGKTTFAKKLSAKKKIPYYELDNLIWNRQPSGDIPYSEEESTHQLQAILAKETWIIEGTTTKNWIKLAVNDADIILVLLPPYPIRLYRIFSRFIKQITNQETANYKPTFQLLKMMFIWNHHYEKKNIFELQKIAGSINKKLTILKTRHADFFP, encoded by the coding sequence ATGAAAAAAATCATGATTGCTGGACCTGTTGGGAGCGGAAAGACAACTTTTGCCAAAAAATTATCCGCTAAGAAAAAGATTCCTTATTATGAATTGGACAATCTGATTTGGAATCGTCAACCTTCTGGAGATATACCATACTCTGAAGAAGAATCTACACATCAACTACAAGCTATTTTAGCAAAAGAAACTTGGATCATTGAAGGTACCACAACTAAAAACTGGATCAAACTCGCAGTAAATGATGCAGACATCATCTTAGTATTGCTGCCCCCTTACCCTATTCGCCTTTATCGTATTTTTAGTCGTTTCATCAAGCAAATCACTAATCAAGAAACCGCTAATTATAAACCAACTTTCCAATTACTGAAAATGATGTTTATTTGGAATCATCATTATGAAAAAAAGAATATATTTGAACTACAAAAAATAGCAGGCTCCATAAACAAAAAACTAACGATACTGAAAACCCGTCATGCTGATTTTTTTCCATAA
- a CDS encoding TetR/AcrR family transcriptional regulator: MVRKKVYKKQHILVAARELLAEKGFSSITARNVAEYMGISTQPIYLEFKNMEELKLTLLKTTYDILETEFFSKKQTSNNVVNFGLNYLDFAKTNSKLYISLYIEQHSYGQELQQLSFDSFQHSIKEDKYYATFSNEKLKKLHMNLLIVTIGMASLSISGIVNQTRAQLMTAFEDIEQKIQ; the protein is encoded by the coding sequence TTGGTTAGGAAAAAAGTTTATAAAAAACAACATATTTTAGTAGCGGCAAGAGAACTATTAGCAGAAAAAGGTTTTTCATCTATAACAGCAAGAAATGTGGCTGAGTATATGGGGATTTCAACTCAACCCATCTATCTTGAATTTAAAAATATGGAAGAGTTGAAGTTGACTTTGTTAAAAACAACGTATGATATTTTAGAAACTGAATTTTTCTCTAAAAAACAAACGTCAAATAATGTAGTAAATTTTGGATTAAATTACCTTGATTTTGCTAAAACAAATAGTAAATTGTATATATCGTTATACATAGAGCAACATTCATATGGACAAGAATTACAACAATTATCCTTTGACTCATTTCAACATTCTATTAAAGAAGATAAATATTATGCAACGTTTTCTAATGAAAAACTTAAGAAGTTACACATGAATTTATTGATCGTTACTATTGGCATGGCTTCATTGAGTATTTCAGGAATAGTGAACCAGACAAGAGCACAATTGATGACAGCATTCGAAGATATTGAACAAAAGATACAATAA
- a CDS encoding DUF1576 domain-containing protein, whose protein sequence is MAKENSQALFLHTDKTNLDKTHKNKHYYLLIGYCFILIIIGLFSEPITLLWAGMARILTSPSNLLTDYIELGTFGSAFVNSGLLTLISVLLAKKEKIPINGPMIAALFTVSGCSFFGKNLYNSIPIIIGGLCYAKIVKKPFSQFIVVSLFGSALSPIISYLTFGISLPLQFSIPLGCLVGIFIGLILPPLASHILTFHQGFSLYNVGFTSGLIAMMFTGILRMFGWKIEGKNLVSTEYHTKLLFFLLFLFFMMFLVGFIVNHFSLKGLKAISKTSGKLITDFISISGVGATMMNMSLMGLLLVGYTQVSHSTLNGPIVGAILSAVGFSAFGNHILNSLPLLISVFLTAQLSSVFEVNQTTVVLAGIFGTGLAPIAGYYGITFGLIAGFLHMSLVTNVSYLHGGLNLYNNGFSTGFVAAVMVPLLDNILQIRKVKQHARKRQS, encoded by the coding sequence ATGGCTAAAGAAAACAGCCAAGCACTTTTTTTACATACTGATAAAACAAATTTGGATAAGACGCATAAAAATAAACACTATTATCTTTTAATTGGGTATTGCTTCATCTTAATCATTATTGGTCTTTTTAGTGAACCTATCACTCTTTTATGGGCAGGAATGGCGCGTATTTTAACCTCTCCCAGTAATCTATTAACTGATTATATTGAACTTGGTACTTTCGGCAGTGCTTTTGTTAATAGCGGCTTACTTACCTTAATCAGTGTACTGCTCGCTAAAAAAGAAAAAATCCCCATCAACGGTCCTATGATCGCAGCTTTGTTTACCGTATCAGGTTGCTCCTTTTTTGGAAAAAATTTATATAATTCAATTCCAATTATTATTGGTGGACTCTGCTATGCAAAAATTGTAAAAAAACCTTTTTCACAATTTATTGTTGTTAGCTTATTTGGTAGTGCTCTTTCTCCGATCATCAGCTACCTTACATTTGGAATTTCCTTACCATTACAGTTCTCAATCCCTTTAGGATGCTTAGTGGGTATTTTCATCGGGTTGATTTTACCTCCTTTAGCTTCTCACATACTTACCTTTCATCAAGGCTTTTCTTTATATAATGTCGGTTTTACTTCTGGACTTATTGCTATGATGTTTACAGGTATTTTGAGGATGTTTGGCTGGAAGATTGAAGGAAAAAATTTAGTTTCAACTGAATATCATACTAAACTTCTATTTTTTCTATTATTTTTATTTTTTATGATGTTTTTAGTTGGATTCATAGTCAATCATTTTTCTTTGAAAGGGCTAAAAGCAATCAGTAAAACATCTGGGAAATTGATTACTGATTTTATTTCTATTTCAGGCGTCGGTGCCACGATGATGAATATGTCTCTAATGGGATTATTATTGGTCGGATACACTCAAGTTAGTCACTCTACACTTAACGGACCGATTGTTGGTGCAATTTTATCTGCGGTTGGTTTTAGCGCTTTTGGTAACCATATTCTGAATAGTTTACCTTTGCTCATCAGCGTTTTTTTGACTGCACAGCTCTCTTCGGTTTTTGAAGTAAATCAAACGACTGTGGTTCTTGCGGGTATTTTCGGTACTGGTTTAGCACCGATTGCAGGATATTATGGCATTACTTTTGGCTTGATTGCAGGATTTTTACATATGTCCTTAGTTACAAATGTCAGCTACCTCCATGGCGGATTGAATCTTTATAATAATGGGTTTTCTACTGGTTTTGTTGCGGCTGTCATGGTACCATTACTAGATAATATTTTACAGATCAGAAAGGTGAAACAACATGCAAGAAAGAGACAAAGCTAA
- a CDS encoding TIGR01440 family protein translates to MEDLKSYQEQLLQALDEYIVQAELEAGDIFVLGCSSSEVAGGVIGKCSNLEIGEMIVSTIKDTLVQKKIHLAVQGCEHINRSLVIEKEVAKYQQFEIVSVVPALHAGGAAAVAAFKLFQNPVVVEKITAQGGIDIGDTSIGMHIQHVQVPVRTSIKEIGGAHVTYLRTRPKLIGGIRAVYE, encoded by the coding sequence ATGGAGGACTTGAAAAGTTATCAAGAACAACTATTGCAAGCACTTGATGAATATATTGTACAAGCTGAATTAGAAGCAGGGGATATTTTTGTACTCGGCTGTAGCAGTAGTGAAGTTGCTGGGGGAGTCATTGGCAAATGTTCTAATTTGGAAATAGGAGAAATGATCGTTTCAACAATCAAAGATACTTTAGTCCAAAAAAAGATTCATCTTGCTGTACAGGGATGCGAGCATATCAATCGTTCACTCGTTATTGAAAAAGAAGTTGCTAAGTACCAACAGTTTGAAATTGTTTCAGTCGTACCAGCACTTCATGCTGGAGGAGCTGCTGCGGTGGCTGCCTTTAAATTATTCCAAAATCCAGTAGTGGTGGAAAAGATAACGGCGCAAGGCGGCATAGATATTGGTGATACATCGATTGGTATGCATATCCAGCATGTTCAAGTTCCTGTGCGTACATCGATCAAAGAAATCGGAGGAGCGCATGTCACTTACTTACGTACGCGTCCAAAATTAATAGGAGGAATTCGTGCGGTTTATGAATAA
- a CDS encoding KH domain-containing protein, with translation MTDVKELVLTIVRPLVSQPELVKLEIEESDVFLEYNLTVSPEDIGRIIGKQGRVAKAIRTIVYSVRLDGPKKVRLNIVDGK, from the coding sequence ATGACAGATGTGAAAGAGTTAGTCTTAACTATCGTTCGCCCATTAGTCAGTCAACCTGAGCTAGTCAAGTTAGAAATAGAAGAATCTGATGTTTTTCTAGAATATAATTTGACTGTATCGCCTGAAGATATTGGACGTATCATCGGAAAGCAAGGACGTGTTGCTAAAGCAATTCGGACGATTGTTTACAGTGTACGTTTGGATGGACCCAAAAAAGTTCGTTTGAATATCGTAGATGGTAAATAG